One genomic segment of Acomys russatus chromosome 6, mAcoRus1.1, whole genome shotgun sequence includes these proteins:
- the LOC127190474 gene encoding protein FAM50A-like has translation MAQYKGAASEAGRAMHLLKKREKQREQMEQMKQRIAEENVMKSNIDKKFSAHYDAVEAELKSSTVGLVTLNDMKAKQEALVKEREKQLAKREQSKELQQKLEKLREKARKKEAKRKISSLSFTLEEEEEAGEEEEEVAVYEEELEREEIATKKRKLGKNPDVDTSFLPDRDREEEENRLREELRQEWEAKQEKIKGEEIEITFSYWDGSGHRRTVRMKKGNTVQQFLQKALEILRKDFSELRSAGVEQLMYIKEDLIIPHHHSFYDFIVTKARGKSGPLFNFDVHDDVRLLSDATVEKDESHAGKVVLRSWYERNKHIFPASRWEPYDPEKKWDKYTIR, from the coding sequence atggctcAGTACAAGGGTGCCGCAAGCGAGGCAGGCCGCGCCATGCACCtcctgaagaagagagagaaacagcgcGAGCAAATGGAGCAGATGAAGCAGAGGATTGCGGAGGAGAACGTAATGAAATCCAACATTGACAAGAAGTTCTCTGCACACTACGATGCGGTGGAAGCAGAGCTCAAGTCCAGTACGGTGGGTCTGGTGACCCTGAATGACATGAAGGCCAAGCAGGAAGCGCTGGTGAAGGAGCGAGAGAAGCAGCTGGCCAAAAGGGAGCAGTCAAAGGAGCTGCAGCAGAAACTAGAGAAGCTGCGAGAGAAGGCGCGCAAGAAGGAGGCCAAGCGGAAGATCTCCAGCCTGTCCTTCAccttggaggaagaggaggaggcgggggaagaggaggaagaggtggccGTGTATGAGGAGGAACTGGAGAGGGAAGAGATCgccacaaagaaaaggaaactggggAAGAACCCTGATGTGGACACAAGCTTCTTACCTGACCGGGaccgggaggaggaggagaaccgGCTTCGGGAAGAACTGCGCCAGGAGTGGGAAGCCAAACAGGAGAAAATCAAGGGTGAAGAGATAGAAATCACCTTCAGTTACTGGGACGGCTCTGGGCACCGGCGCACAGTGAGGATGAAAAAGGGCAACACCGTGCAGCAGTTTCTGCAGAAAGCTCTTGAGATCTTGCGCAAGGATTTCAGTGAGCTCAGGTCAGCAGGGGTGGAGCAGCTCATGTACATCAAGGAGGATTTAATCATCCCCCATCATCACAGCTTCTACGACTTCATCGTCACCAAGGCACGGGGCAAAAGTGGGCCGCTCTTCAACTTCGATGTCCATGATGATGTGCGACTGCTCAGTGATGCCACTGTGGAGAAGGATGAGTCACACGCAGGCAAAGTGGTCCTGAGGAGCTGGTATGAGAGGAACAAGCACATCTTTCCTGCCAGTCGCTGGGAGCCCTATGACCCAGAGAAGAAATGGGACAAGTACACCATCCGGTGA